One Orrella dioscoreae genomic window carries:
- a CDS encoding TRAP transporter large permease — MPIAIITTIGLLFVLLGTGAWVSLSLMGVGIGSLTLFRSIPVDKLLAQSIWNGLSSPELVALPLFILMAELLYRSRFTNNLFASLEPWVRNLPGGLLHTNVLGCTFFALISGSSAATTSAIGRLTLPELEKRGYNRAMSMGSLAGAGTLGFLIPPSIIMIIYGVLSQTSVIKLFAAGIIPGLVLALMFMGYLAIASFFVPRTQPQAEKRSQGIWGERLRGIPSLLPFVGLMAAVLGSMYAGLASPSEAAALAVGLTCLVMLIERSLSWKVIKESCIGAARTASMLGLIIAAASFLSVAMGFLGLPQAVSAYIRSMELGPIALITLLLLIYVLLGCFLEGMSLMVMTLPIVIPLITGAGYDKIWFGVFLIIVIEMAQITPPVGINLFVIQGLTKEKMVRIALAALPFFLIMVCFVYLITFFPQIVTYLPGLV; from the coding sequence ATGCCTATCGCCATCATCACCACCATCGGCCTGCTGTTCGTCCTGCTGGGCACGGGCGCCTGGGTCAGCCTGAGCCTCATGGGCGTGGGCATCGGCAGCCTGACGTTGTTCCGCAGCATCCCCGTCGACAAGCTGCTGGCGCAGTCCATCTGGAACGGCCTGTCCTCGCCCGAGCTGGTGGCCCTGCCGCTCTTCATCCTGATGGCGGAGTTGCTGTACCGCTCACGCTTCACCAACAACCTGTTCGCCTCGCTGGAGCCGTGGGTGCGCAACCTGCCCGGCGGCCTGCTGCACACCAACGTGCTGGGCTGCACCTTCTTCGCGCTGATCTCGGGCTCCTCCGCCGCCACCACCTCGGCCATCGGACGCCTGACGCTGCCCGAGCTGGAGAAGCGTGGCTACAACCGCGCGATGTCCATGGGCTCGCTGGCCGGCGCCGGCACGCTGGGTTTCCTGATCCCGCCCAGCATCATCATGATCATCTACGGCGTGCTGTCGCAGACCTCCGTGATCAAGCTCTTCGCCGCCGGCATCATCCCCGGCCTCGTGCTGGCGCTGATGTTCATGGGCTACCTGGCCATCGCCTCCTTCTTCGTGCCGCGCACGCAGCCGCAGGCAGAGAAACGCAGCCAGGGCATCTGGGGCGAGCGCCTGCGCGGCATTCCCTCGCTGCTGCCTTTCGTGGGCCTCATGGCCGCCGTGCTGGGCTCGATGTATGCCGGCCTGGCCAGCCCGTCCGAGGCGGCCGCGCTGGCCGTCGGCCTCACCTGCCTGGTGATGCTGATCGAGCGCTCCCTGAGCTGGAAGGTCATCAAGGAATCGTGCATCGGCGCCGCGCGCACCGCCAGCATGCTGGGCCTGATCATCGCGGCGGCCAGCTTCCTGTCCGTGGCAATGGGCTTCCTGGGCCTGCCGCAGGCCGTCTCGGCCTACATCAGGAGCATGGAGCTGGGCCCGATCGCGCTCATCACCCTGCTGCTGCTCATCTACGTCCTGCTGGGCTGCTTCCTGGAGGGCATGTCGCTGATGGTCATGACGCTGCCCATCGTGATCCCGCTCATCACCGGCGCGGGCTACGACAAGATCTGGTTCGGCGTCTTTCTCATCATCGTGATCGAGATGGCGCAGATCACGCCACCCGTGGGCATCAACCTGTTCGTGATACAGGGGCTGACGAAGGAAAAGATGGTCCGCATCGCGCTCGCGGCCCTGCCCTTCTTCCTGATCATGGTGTGCTTCGTCTACCTGATCACCTTCTTCCCGCAGATCGTCACGTATCTGCCGGGCCTCGTCTGA
- a CDS encoding acetyl-CoA carboxylase biotin carboxyl carrier protein, whose product MTIAASDVDLPLLRELALLLRDTQLGELEIARADCRLRLARQPASSAPSSSSLPAAIATPAGPVADTPPAASPSLPAPAKTCQVTAPLVGVAYLAPAPGEGPFVKVGDTVKEGQTLLVVEAMKTLNHITAPQDGRVAEVLVADGQGVEFDQPLVVLD is encoded by the coding sequence ATGACCATTGCTGCTTCCGACGTCGACCTGCCGCTGCTGCGCGAACTCGCCCTGCTGCTGCGCGACACCCAGCTGGGTGAGCTGGAGATTGCCCGCGCGGATTGCCGGCTGCGGCTGGCCCGCCAGCCTGCCTCCAGTGCGCCGAGCTCGTCCTCCCTGCCCGCCGCGATTGCCACGCCCGCCGGGCCTGTCGCAGACACGCCGCCAGCGGCCAGCCCCTCCCTCCCTGCCCCGGCGAAGACCTGCCAGGTCACCGCTCCCCTCGTCGGCGTCGCCTATCTGGCCCCCGCCCCCGGCGAAGGCCCTTTCGTAAAGGTGGGCGACACGGTCAAGGAAGGCCAGACGCTGCTGGTGGTGGAGGCCATGAAGACGCTGAACCACATCACCGCGCCGCAGGACGGCCGCGTGGCCGAGGTGCTGGTGGCCGATGGCCAGGGTGTCGAGTTCGACCAGCCGCTGGTCGTCCTGGACTGA
- the accC gene encoding acetyl-CoA carboxylase biotin carboxylase subunit, whose amino-acid sequence MFKKVLIANRGEIALRVMAACRELGIRTVAVHSTADTQALHVRLADERVCIGKPSSRDSYLNIANVVSACEISGAEAVHPGYGFLSENAAFARELETRGIAFIGPTAEHIRLMGDKVQAKRTARELGIPVVPGSAGAVDSDDEAARLAGEIGYPVIVKASAGGGGRGMKVVRQAGELRQALAAARAEAQSAFGDGTVYIEKYLAQPRHIEVQVLGDGQGGAIHLGERDCSLQRRHQKVWEEAHAPTLTPESRGRIGRIVAQAMSAMRYRGAGTIEFLYENGEFYFIEMNTRLQVEHPVTEAVTGVDLVIEQLRIAAGLGLSVTQQEIRSQGHAIECRITAEDPDTFLPSPGRVTQFRAPGGLGVRVDSAIYTGYEIPPYYDSLIAKLIVHGRDRTECLARLRRALDECLIEGVKTTLPLLRRLAADPDIAAGQYDIHWLEQTFLAPPARAAA is encoded by the coding sequence ATGTTCAAGAAGGTCCTCATCGCCAATCGCGGCGAGATCGCGCTGCGGGTCATGGCCGCCTGCCGCGAACTCGGCATCCGTACCGTGGCGGTGCACTCCACCGCCGACACCCAGGCGCTGCACGTGCGCCTGGCCGACGAGCGCGTCTGCATCGGCAAGCCCAGCTCACGCGACAGCTACCTGAACATCGCCAACGTCGTCAGCGCCTGCGAGATCTCCGGCGCCGAGGCCGTCCATCCCGGCTACGGCTTCCTCTCCGAGAACGCCGCCTTCGCCCGGGAACTGGAGACGCGCGGCATCGCTTTCATCGGCCCCACCGCCGAGCACATCCGGCTGATGGGCGACAAGGTCCAGGCCAAGCGCACGGCGCGCGAGCTGGGCATCCCCGTGGTGCCGGGTTCGGCTGGCGCGGTGGACAGCGATGACGAGGCCGCGCGCCTGGCCGGTGAGATCGGCTACCCCGTCATCGTGAAGGCGTCGGCGGGCGGCGGCGGACGCGGCATGAAGGTGGTCCGCCAGGCCGGCGAGCTGCGCCAGGCCTTGGCCGCCGCGCGTGCCGAGGCGCAATCCGCCTTTGGCGACGGCACGGTCTACATCGAGAAATACCTGGCCCAGCCAAGGCACATCGAAGTGCAGGTGCTGGGTGACGGCCAGGGCGGCGCCATCCATCTGGGCGAGCGCGACTGCTCGCTGCAACGGCGCCACCAGAAAGTCTGGGAAGAGGCGCATGCGCCCACCCTGACGCCGGAAAGCCGCGGACGCATCGGGCGCATCGTGGCCCAGGCCATGTCGGCCATGCGCTATCGCGGCGCGGGCACCATCGAATTCCTGTACGAGAACGGCGAGTTCTACTTCATCGAGATGAACACGCGCCTGCAGGTCGAGCATCCGGTCACGGAAGCCGTCACGGGCGTGGACCTGGTGATCGAACAGCTGCGCATCGCGGCAGGGCTGGGCCTGTCGGTCACGCAGCAGGAGATCCGCTCGCAGGGGCATGCCATCGAATGCCGCATCACCGCGGAAGATCCCGACACCTTCCTGCCCTCGCCGGGCCGGGTCACGCAGTTCCGCGCGCCCGGCGGCCTGGGCGTGCGCGTGGACTCGGCCATCTATACCGGCTATGAGATTCCGCCCTACTACGACAGCCTGATCGCCAAGCTGATCGTGCACGGCAGGGATCGCACGGAATGCCTGGCGCGGCTGCGGCGGGCGCTGGACGAATGCCTCATCGAAGGCGTGAAGACCACGCTGCCCTTGCTGCGCAGGCTGGCGGCCGACCCCGACATTGCCGCGGGACAGTACGACATCCACTGGCTGGAGCAGACCTTCCTGGCTCCGCCCGCGCGCGCGGCGGCCTGA
- a CDS encoding GGDEF domain-containing protein, translating into MDPILAQLSTSLPAAKSIEQLTRPLLDMLGSVTGLESTYLTAIDLARDVQQVRYARNAGRMNIPEGLTVPWSDTLCKRALDDARMATNEVADCWGDAEAARQLGIQTYMSAPVRGNDGELLGTLCAASAERRPINDESQTLLRLFSNLVAGFIEREKLVKSLQQANEQLVTFALTDSLTGLPNRRAVFDQTDRLLAAASREHGSVLLAVVDLDGFKQINDRHGHRCGDIFLQEISRRLQAAARVSEMVARIGGDEFLVVGAGPAMRGIVGAKAGGRITQGEPAEAAARWQERLTEATVGEFKLDDDVVRYDGASVGVVAVGPAGMSAQTAIREADELMYEVKRKRKAAIGEAPRQDEPRGD; encoded by the coding sequence TTGGATCCGATACTTGCCCAACTCTCGACCTCGCTGCCCGCCGCGAAGTCGATCGAGCAGTTGACCCGCCCACTGCTGGATATGCTGGGCTCCGTGACGGGTCTCGAATCCACCTACCTCACCGCCATTGATCTGGCGCGCGACGTGCAGCAGGTCCGCTACGCCCGCAACGCAGGCAGGATGAACATCCCCGAAGGCTTGACCGTGCCGTGGTCGGACACGCTGTGCAAGCGCGCGCTGGACGATGCGCGCATGGCCACCAACGAGGTGGCTGATTGCTGGGGCGACGCCGAGGCCGCCCGCCAGTTGGGCATCCAGACCTACATGAGCGCGCCGGTGCGTGGCAACGATGGCGAGCTGCTGGGCACGTTGTGCGCGGCCAGTGCCGAGCGCCGCCCCATCAACGACGAATCCCAGACGCTGTTGCGCCTGTTTTCCAATCTTGTGGCGGGATTCATCGAGCGCGAGAAGCTTGTGAAGTCGCTGCAGCAGGCCAATGAGCAGCTGGTGACCTTCGCGCTGACGGACAGCCTGACCGGACTGCCCAACCGCCGGGCGGTGTTCGACCAGACCGACCGCCTGTTGGCGGCCGCCTCGCGCGAGCATGGCAGCGTCCTGCTGGCCGTGGTGGACCTGGACGGTTTCAAGCAGATCAATGATCGCCATGGGCACCGTTGCGGCGACATCTTCCTGCAGGAAATCTCCCGCCGCCTGCAGGCCGCGGCACGCGTGTCGGAAATGGTCGCGCGCATCGGGGGCGATGAGTTCCTGGTGGTGGGGGCCGGTCCCGCCATGCGCGGCATCGTGGGGGCGAAAGCGGGAGGCCGCATCACGCAGGGCGAGCCCGCGGAGGCCGCGGCGCGCTGGCAGGAACGCCTGACCGAGGCAACGGTCGGCGAGTTCAAGCTGGACGATGACGTCGTCCGCTACGACGGCGCCAGCGTGGGCGTGGTGGCCGTGGGGCCGGCAGGCATGTCGGCGCAGACCGCGATCCGCGAGGCCGACGAACTCATGTACGAGGTCAAGCGCAAGCGCAAGGCCGCCATCGGCGAAGCCCCGCGCCAGGACGAGCCCCGCGGCGACTGA
- the panC gene encoding pantoate--beta-alanine ligase, with translation MKVIHAIDELRDQLRGQNRVALVPTMGKLHAGHLALMKMARQHGDPVVASIFVNRLQFGPNEDFDRYPRALQDDVEKLEEQRAVYVVFAPDDKEMYPEPQNYRVQPPGDLADILEGEFRPGFFHGVCTVVLKLFSCVQPRVAVFGKKDYQQLMIVRHMCRQFQLPVEILAHETVRDADGLALSSRNVYLTPEERAEAPQLYATLQDVQAGLRAGELDTDVLEARARERLASRGWGVDYVSVRRQHDLRKASPEQVRAGEPLVVLVAAKLGATRLIDNLEL, from the coding sequence TTGAAAGTCATCCACGCCATCGACGAATTGCGCGACCAGTTGCGCGGGCAGAACCGCGTCGCCCTGGTCCCCACGATGGGCAAGCTGCACGCCGGCCACCTGGCGTTGATGAAGATGGCACGCCAGCACGGCGACCCCGTGGTGGCCAGCATCTTCGTCAATCGCCTGCAATTCGGTCCGAACGAGGATTTCGACCGGTACCCGCGCGCTTTGCAGGACGACGTGGAAAAGCTGGAAGAACAGCGCGCCGTCTACGTGGTGTTCGCGCCCGATGACAAGGAGATGTACCCCGAGCCGCAGAACTACCGCGTGCAGCCGCCGGGCGACCTGGCCGACATCCTGGAAGGCGAATTCCGTCCCGGCTTCTTCCACGGCGTGTGCACGGTGGTGCTGAAGCTCTTCTCCTGTGTCCAGCCGCGCGTGGCCGTCTTCGGCAAGAAGGACTACCAGCAGCTCATGATCGTGCGCCACATGTGCCGCCAGTTCCAGTTGCCGGTGGAAATCCTGGCCCACGAGACCGTGCGCGACGCCGACGGCCTGGCGCTTTCCTCGCGCAACGTCTACCTGACGCCCGAGGAGCGCGCGGAAGCCCCGCAGCTGTACGCCACGCTGCAGGACGTGCAGGCGGGCCTGCGTGCCGGCGAGCTGGACACCGACGTGCTGGAGGCGCGCGCGCGAGAACGCCTGGCGTCGCGCGGTTGGGGGGTGGACTATGTATCGGTTCGTCGCCAGCACGATCTGCGCAAGGCGTCCCCCGAGCAGGTGCGGGCTGGAGAGCCGCTGGTGGTGCTGGTCGCCGCGAAGCTGGGCGCCACGCGTCTGATCGACAATCTCGAGCTTTGA
- a CDS encoding segregation and condensation protein A produces MTSAALPGNGLDALVQPSEDSTPDVVDSVALARLYGEPLFALPQDLYIPPDALEVFLETFEGPLDLLLYLIRKQNFNVLDIPMSEVTRQYLSYVEQIREHNLELAAEYLLMAAMLIEIKSRMLLPVRKTDTGEEPEDPRAELVRRLLEYEQMKLAARKLDALPQAGRDFMRAQAWADLTTERVLPEVNADDLRAAWADIMRRAKLNAHHHITREQLSVRDHMTHILRRLGGVRFMEFSDLFLERINEGAPAAVVVVHFLAMLELARESLLEITQAEPYAPIYVRLAYTAADTE; encoded by the coding sequence ATGACGTCCGCCGCCCTGCCGGGCAACGGCCTGGACGCGCTGGTTCAGCCGTCCGAGGACAGCACGCCTGACGTCGTCGACAGCGTGGCGTTGGCGCGCCTGTATGGCGAGCCGCTGTTCGCGCTGCCGCAGGATCTCTACATTCCCCCCGATGCGCTCGAGGTCTTCCTCGAGACTTTCGAAGGTCCGCTGGACCTGCTGCTGTACCTGATCCGCAAGCAGAACTTCAACGTGCTGGACATCCCCATGTCGGAGGTGACCCGGCAATACCTGTCCTACGTCGAACAGATCCGCGAGCACAACCTCGAACTCGCCGCCGAATACCTGCTGATGGCGGCGATGCTCATCGAGATCAAGTCGCGCATGCTGCTGCCGGTGCGCAAGACCGACACCGGCGAAGAGCCCGAAGACCCGCGCGCCGAGCTGGTGCGCCGCCTGCTGGAATACGAGCAGATGAAACTGGCGGCGCGCAAGCTCGATGCGCTGCCGCAGGCCGGGCGCGACTTCATGCGCGCGCAGGCCTGGGCCGACCTGACGACCGAGCGCGTGCTGCCCGAGGTGAACGCCGACGACCTGCGCGCGGCCTGGGCCGACATCATGCGGCGCGCCAAGCTGAACGCCCATCACCACATCACGCGCGAACAGCTTTCCGTGCGCGACCACATGACGCACATCCTGCGCCGCCTGGGCGGCGTGCGCTTCATGGAATTCAGCGACCTGTTCCTGGAGCGCATCAACGAAGGCGCGCCCGCCGCCGTGGTCGTGGTGCACTTCCTGGCCATGCTGGAGCTGGCGCGCGAGTCGCTGCTCGAGATCACGCAGGCCGAGCCCTATGCGCCCATCTACGTGCGCCTGGCCTATACCGCGGCCGACACCGAATAA
- a CDS encoding DUF3460 family protein, translating into MMANYESEVTRFLKDYKKEHPGTEQAQRDGRARLWDKSIDAEQQEGFRIARVPQRPYVYQND; encoded by the coding sequence ATCATGGCCAACTACGAATCCGAAGTCACCCGCTTCCTCAAGGACTATAAGAAGGAACATCCCGGCACCGAGCAGGCCCAGCGCGATGGCCGCGCGCGCCTGTGGGACAAGTCCATCGACGCCGAGCAGCAGGAAGGCTTCCGCATCGCCCGCGTGCCGCAGCGCCCCTACGTCTACCAGAACGACTGA